AGTGCTTAACCATGCAATCCTGGTACCGTGCGAGCCTTTGTTCTACTGTTGTCCTGACTTCGTCAACTAGATCACGTTGTAGATGTATAGCcttgtcattttttctttcatcatgGTTGTctaccctgtagcttgtgagtccGACCTCAGTTGGAAGACTGCTTCACTTCCGTACGTTAGCcgaaatggtgtttctcctgtgaGCATCCTCGCCGTTTTCCTATACGCCCATAGTATGCTGGGCAACTCTTCaagccatataccctttgccccctcaagcagagtcttgataattttgagtaAGGATTAGTTTGTGACTTCAACTTATTCGTTTGCTTGAGGGTGAGTGGGGGAGGAGTAGTGATTTTTAATCCCTAACTGCGAGCAAAAATCCCGGAAAGAGTCGTTGTCGAATTGTTTCCTGTTGTCTAAGACTAAGACTCTAGGGATCCCAAACCTGCATATAATGGACCTCCAGCCGAAGTTTCTCACGTTCTTCTCCGTAATGATAGCTaaggcttcagcttccacccatttcgtGAAGTAGTCGATGCCTACTATCAAGAACTTCAACTGTCGCACCGTTATTAGGAACGGCCACATGATGTCTAACCCCCACtatgcgaacggccatggggccgACATAGGGGTCAACTCTTTGGATGGCTGTCGGATGATGTTGCTAAAtctttggcatttgtcgcaggcTTTTACATAAGTCTAAGCATCTTTTTGCATGGTGGGCCAGTAGTACCCTGCTCAAATCAGCTTATGTGCCAATGATCGTGACCCTAAGTGGTTTCCGCAGATctcttcatgaacttctctcatgacgtagtctgcTTCTTCGAGACCCAAACAACTTAGGTTTGGGCGGGAGAAGCCTCTCTTATATAAGACGTCCTTCATCAAGATGAATCGCGCTGCTTGGACCTTCAGCTTTCTTGCGGCCTCTCTTCCATCTGGTAAGACACCATTTTTCAAGTAAGTGATTAACGGCGTGGTCCAATTGCTTTCGGAACCTATCTCCTGCACATCAATGGTATCTATTAGTGGGGAAAGCTgaacaaaagagagtacattaTCAAGGGTAGTCATATGTTCAGCTGAAGCTGCTTTGGCAAGGCAGTCGACTTGCTCGTTCTCTCCTCTGGGGATCTGGATAATTTTGGCCTTTAGCTCATCTACCCTTCTCTTTACTTGATCCAGATATCTCTTCATTCTTCGCCTCTGCACTCATAATCCGCATTTACTTGGTTAGTGacgacctgagagtcgcagTAAAGAACCACTCTTGCAGCTCCTGCTGCTTTGGCGAGATCAAGCCCTACCACTAAAGCTTCGTACTccgcttcattgttggtggtaAAGAAGTTGAGGCGAACCATACATTTGATCAGGTCTCCTTCAAGAGAGAGAATTACAACACCTACACCCCGGCCTGCCTGTTTGACAACCCGTCTGTATATATACTCCACTGCGGACATTCATTTGCCCCCTTGTCTTCCCCGTTAGTGAACTTTGCTATGAAGTCAACGACGACCTGCCCTTTGATGGTGGTGCGCGGTCGATACTGAATTTCAAACTCACTCAACTCTATCACCCAAAGTGCCAACCGACCAGCAGCTTCGAGGTTGCTCATTGAGGGTTTGTCGGTTAGGAAAATTACCATGTAGGCTTGGAAGTACGACTTGAGTTTGCAGGCTGCTGTAATCAAAGCGAATGTGAGCTTTTCCATGGGTGGATACCTTTCCTTTGCACCACGAAACACCCAACTGGCGTAGAATACGGGCTTTtgaaccttgtcttcttctctaatcaaggccACGCTGACGGCTGTCAGGGAGACATCCAAATACAGGAAGAGCTCTTCCCTCGGTTGCGAAGGACTTAGCAGTGGTGAGGAAGAGAGATAGGCCTTTAGCTCCTCGAATGCTTGCTAACACTCGGtagtcaatttaaaaaatttcttcagcatgcggaagaagggtaaacatTTATCCATCGCTCTTGACACGAACCTGTTCAGGGCAGTTACTTTACCGTTTAAACTCTGCACTTCTTTCACACTCTTCGGGGGGGCCATCTCTACTATGGCTCTAACCTTGTCTAGGTTGGCGTCGATGCCTCTTTGAGACACCATAAAGCCTAGGAATTTTCCCACCATcactccaaatgcacacttactAGAATTAAGTTTCATGCTGTAGGACCGAAGAGTGCCAAATGTTTCCTCAAGATCCTTCAAATGGTCCTCTTCTCTTTGGCTTTTTACTAACATGTCATCGACGTAGACCTAAACATTTCTTCCGATTTGGTttgcaaacatcttgttcatgagCCTTTGATATGTCGCCCCTGCATTCTTaaggccgaatggcattactttgtaacaaaAAAGACCTTGGCTGGTAACAAATGAAGTCTTGTCCTAATCCGCTTCATCCATCCGAATCTGATTGTACCCTGAaaaggcgtccatgaagctcagtaGTTGGTGCTGAGCTGTAGAGTCTACCAGTACTTCGACTCGAGGGAGAGGGTAGCTATCCTTAGGGCATGCTTTGTTCAGATCCGTAAAatctacgcacatcctccatttcccattggctttcttgaccatcaccacgTTTGctagccaatcgggatagtatacttccctGATGAAACCCGCCTCTTGTAACTTGCCGACATCTTCTGCTATTGCTCGGTCTCGTTCTCAGGCGAATACTCGCTTCTTCTGTCGGACGGGGGAAAAGAAGGCGAGATATTCAGCTTGTGTACCATGACCAATGGgtcgattcctggcatgtcttcGTGACTCCAGGCAAATACGTCCTGATTCTCCTTAAGGGAGGCTACGAGAGCTTAGTGAACTGTTGGGCTGGCGAGAGTGTCGATCTTCGTGGTTTTGTCTAATCTGGTGCTATTGAGGGGTATCTCCTCGAGCCTCTCTAGGGGTTTCGCCCCCGTCCGCTATTCCTCTATGCACATGGTTTGTAGATGGTCGTCCATGTCCAGTATCGCAATATAGCATTCGCACGCAACTACCTGATCTCCTTGCAATTCCCCTACTCTGTATGCTATGGAGAATTTAATCATCAGGTGGTAGGTTGAAGTTATGGCCTTCCATGAGTTAAGGGTTGGTCGTCCTATGATGGCATTGTAGGTGGGGGAGCAATCAACAACAAGGAATTTACCATCCCTAGTGATTTGCTGAGGATAGTCTCCAATTGTTACAGGCAATGTGACCGCACCAAGGGGGTATACTTTTGTTCCTCCAAACCCAACGAGTAGAGCGTTGGTTGGAACTAGACGTTCTCTGTCAATCCGTATCTGTTGGAACGCTAGGTAGTAAAGAATGCTTGCGGAACTTCTGTTGTCAACCAAGACCTGGTATGTGTTATGTAGGTGGTGAAGACGTCGAGCATCTTCTTCCGAGAAACCAATAATTGGGTTATCGACCTGTGGCATCTTCGGGATAACACCtgtcagctgaacattttgaACCATTCTGAGGTAAGTCTTTTGGGCCTTTTTGGACGAGCCGGTGGTCGCCGTGCCTCCCAcaatcatccttatgtctcctAGGGGTTGTTTGGAATGCTCATTGTCTCGTCGGGGGGCTTGCATTTGAGAAGGCAGATCTATTCTCTCCCTGCTGACGAACTTCTATAACTTCCCTTACCTGATAAGGGTTTCGATATGCTATTTCAAGTCATAGCAATCAGTCGTGTCATGACCGTGATCACGGTGGAAACAGCAGTATCTATCTCTAGGCCGTTTGTTGGGATCCCCCTTCAGCTTTCCGGGGAAGGTTAAGGCTccttcgtccttgatttgcattaggACTTAGTTGATTGGGGCGGTAAGCAAGGTGAAGCTCATGAACCTCCCCGCAAGGGGCTTAGAGCGCCTGTCATCCCTTCGCTCTCCAGTCCTTGCCATCTTCCGCCCTTTGTCCTGTCGTGTGTCTTCttgcctctctcttttcttaggCCTCTCTTCTCGAGCCAGCAACGCGTCTTTggcattcatgtacttggtggccctgtaaagtacATCCGACGTGGTCTTCGACTCGTTcttgtataaagaaaacaaaaacttaccttTCCACAACCCATTTATGAAGGCTGCTACAAGTATTTTGTCGTCAGCTTCATCGATCGAGAGTGCTTCCTTGTTAAAGCGGGCTATGTAAGATCTCAGCGTCTCATCCTCTCGTTGCCTGATACTCATCAAGCACGCAGTAGACTTTTTATACTTATGCCCCCCAATAAAGTGCGAAGTAAGCTGGGTACTGAGCTCCTTGAAAGTGCTGGTGGAGTTAGGCATtagccggctgaaccaaatttTCGTAGGACCCTTCAACGTCGTAGCGAAAgccctacacatgatctcgtctgctactccttgaaggtgcatcaaggtcttgaAAGTCTCTAGGTGATCGAGGGGGTCCTTAACTCCATCGTAGCTTTCTATATGCAGCATGCGAAATTTCTACGGTAgagggaaggagttgacggatATGGTGAAAGGCGAATTGGTTTGGTGCACCAAATCATCAAGGTCGCTGGACACTCGTCCTTTGAGGGCGTTCATCATAAGGTCCATCCGttccttcatcatctgcatctctaCGACAATGTGAGGGGGAGCCATGTCTGTAATGGAAGGACGGCTCATGTCTTGTCACTCTGGTCTACTCGGGGCATTACTACCTTCCGGCTCCTCTCGGTCCTTTCAGCACTGGTACCTTCTTGGTCTTTCTCTTGGGTACGCATAGCAGCGTTCTTCTGCCGTAGCTGTTCTTCAAGGTCCTAATTCTGTTTGGTGAGACGTTCCACTGTTGTCGTGAGGGTTTGGACCTGCTTCTCCAGGGTAGTGGGTCGCGGCTCGTCTCCCTAAACATTGTTAGTAGTTGCCATCGAGTGAGTAaataccatgcaactctttgtccaAGAAGCGATAAGCTAAAGTGCGCGTTTCCCACAAACGACGctaactgatgatgccgaaaaatcaacAGTAAGCTACACG
The sequence above is drawn from the Quercus lobata isolate SW786 chromosome 12, ValleyOak3.0 Primary Assembly, whole genome shotgun sequence genome and encodes:
- the LOC115970361 gene encoding uncharacterized protein LOC115970361, which translates into the protein MCRAFATTLKGPTKIWFSRLMPNSTSTFKELSTQLTSHFIGGHKYKKSTACLMSIRQREDETLRSYIARFNKEALSIDEADDKILVAAFINGLWKGKFLFSLYKNESKTTSDVLYRATKYMNAKDALLAREERPKKRERQEDTRQDKGRKMARTGERRDDRRSKPLAGRFMSFTLLTAPIN